Proteins encoded in a region of the Mucispirillum schaedleri ASF457 genome:
- a CDS encoding cytochrome C assembly family protein, with the protein MISYISLIFYMIAFIHIILFLLWGNKNVRSLFNIFTGTGLLFNIADMALRYFNTGAAPTSTLYDVMNMVCISFGITYFILYAKYKRPLIGLFISPFMVAASIVSICFPPNVSPSYPVIDSIWRYVHLPFIVLGTTFLVAAFTASLMYLIQEAQLKKKNFGFIFQRFPALDTIANINNTSLQTGFYLFTIGSALGFVWMLQNNLEEILSSEKIIFSILTWFLYAALIILKKHKPMTPKQTAQWTVIGFILILVTYVGVANFMLR; encoded by the coding sequence ATGATATCCTACATTTCTCTGATATTTTATATGATTGCATTCATTCATATAATCCTTTTTCTGCTTTGGGGCAATAAAAATGTCCGCAGCCTTTTTAATATATTTACTGGTACAGGACTGCTTTTTAATATTGCTGATATGGCTTTAAGATATTTTAATACTGGTGCTGCCCCTACTTCCACATTATATGATGTAATGAATATGGTATGTATTTCATTTGGTATTACATATTTTATACTTTATGCAAAATATAAAAGACCTCTTATAGGGCTTTTTATTTCTCCATTTATGGTGGCAGCTTCTATTGTTTCAATATGCTTCCCGCCAAATGTAAGCCCATCATACCCTGTAATTGATTCTATATGGCGTTATGTTCACCTGCCTTTTATTGTGCTTGGCACAACATTTTTAGTAGCAGCTTTTACAGCATCGCTTATGTATCTTATACAGGAAGCTCAACTGAAAAAGAAAAATTTTGGTTTTATTTTTCAAAGATTTCCAGCCCTTGATACTATTGCAAATATAAATAATACATCTTTACAGACAGGCTTTTATTTATTTACAATAGGCTCTGCACTTGGATTTGTGTGGATGCTGCAGAATAATTTAGAAGAAATTTTATCATCTGAAAAAATAATATTCTCAATTCTAACATGGTTTTTATATGCAGCATTAATAATATTAAAAAAACACAAACCTATGACACCAAAGCAGACTGCTCAGTGGACAGTTATTGGGTTTATTTTAATATTAGTAACTTATGTTGGCGTTGCTAACTTTATGCTGAGGTAA